A region of Chitinophaga horti DNA encodes the following proteins:
- a CDS encoding DUF3857 domain-containing protein has protein sequence MKIRYSLLAAMLVVFCAAAVHAQSRQDAKYKERAEEIRAEVWGWSLPAFKNRTVPDSMNKESGVVMARHIDISASGRKRKREYTRIVREMVKINDKAALEEYSEFNYQQFSRSLMSYPVTETRVLGVRIIKPDGAVKYVNADDAVATTDDKTDKQRKLAISDLQVGDIIDYFVCMEQVLEGYQTFLPETFVLGDDKPILSYSIHTEVADRFVTQYRSSNGAPEFKRKYADGTVELDMLVRNIPALPMSLWMSPIRQVPLIRMNLVEINDPSLGGPTKGTVMKNPATFRTREAATKHVLGSRSGTSYATVPFLGDTKELIANYKKANRDATDRDIVTFAYYAIRYLALYRVNAGDKILVGQGRNYSTLNQRRFLLYLNYILVKNDIPTDFVLVTSKYGPDQDEVMLPGDYEWMLKTREKDPLFISVEGMFTNASYIASEFEGQHAYVVEGAKVRREDGFADQVDLPQTTPAENAKLEKMSISLDDNMQLLNIDRTTTVKGHLKHDDQQSLLLFEEYYEEERKNMGVKTSFMEEFADSRRNKSLAEEYANAFAKARKDWKDIFKGEIKGTFDVEPKEVSKFGITKMGLQHAKPDFVYTTRFSLEGLVKRAGNNYILDAGKLIGGQLTLKPSQRDRKVDVYMPFARSFEYSIDIQIPAGYTVEGLDKLQQNVDTDAASFVVNGAVNGGKLTLNIKKTYKHAFEKAAQWGDLVKVIDAALAFQDAKLLLKKA, from the coding sequence ATGAAGATAAGATACTCTCTCCTGGCAGCTATGCTCGTAGTTTTCTGTGCCGCCGCGGTACATGCACAAAGCCGGCAGGACGCAAAGTATAAAGAACGCGCCGAAGAAATACGCGCCGAAGTATGGGGCTGGTCGCTGCCCGCCTTCAAGAACCGCACCGTGCCCGACAGCATGAACAAAGAGTCGGGCGTAGTGATGGCCAGGCACATCGACATCAGCGCCTCCGGCCGCAAACGTAAACGGGAGTACACCCGCATCGTGCGTGAAATGGTGAAGATCAATGACAAGGCTGCGCTGGAAGAATACTCCGAGTTCAACTACCAGCAATTCAGCCGCTCCCTGATGTCGTATCCCGTTACGGAAACCCGTGTGCTGGGCGTGCGCATCATCAAACCTGATGGCGCTGTTAAATACGTGAACGCCGACGATGCCGTGGCCACTACCGACGATAAAACAGACAAGCAGCGTAAGCTGGCTATCTCTGATCTGCAGGTAGGCGATATTATCGATTACTTCGTGTGTATGGAACAGGTGCTGGAAGGTTACCAGACCTTCCTGCCGGAAACGTTCGTGCTGGGGGATGATAAGCCTATCCTGTCGTACTCCATTCACACCGAAGTGGCCGATCGTTTCGTGACGCAATATCGCTCCAGCAACGGCGCGCCGGAGTTTAAAAGGAAATATGCCGATGGCACCGTGGAACTGGACATGCTCGTACGCAACATCCCCGCGCTGCCCATGAGCCTGTGGATGTCGCCCATACGCCAGGTGCCGCTGATCCGCATGAACCTCGTAGAGATCAACGATCCTTCATTGGGCGGCCCTACCAAAGGCACGGTGATGAAAAATCCGGCCACCTTCCGTACCCGTGAAGCGGCAACTAAACACGTACTCGGCAGCCGCTCCGGCACCAGTTATGCGACCGTTCCGTTCCTGGGTGATACCAAAGAGCTGATCGCGAACTACAAAAAAGCCAACCGCGACGCCACCGACCGCGACATCGTTACTTTTGCCTACTATGCGATTCGCTACCTGGCACTGTACCGTGTGAATGCAGGCGATAAGATATTGGTGGGCCAGGGCCGTAACTACAGCACCCTCAACCAACGCCGCTTTTTGTTGTACCTGAATTACATCCTCGTAAAGAATGATATTCCTACCGACTTCGTACTGGTAACTTCCAAGTACGGTCCTGACCAGGACGAAGTGATGCTCCCCGGCGACTACGAATGGATGTTGAAAACGAGGGAGAAGGATCCCCTGTTCATCAGTGTGGAAGGCATGTTCACCAACGCGTCGTACATCGCGTCCGAATTCGAAGGCCAGCATGCGTACGTGGTAGAGGGCGCCAAAGTGCGCAGGGAAGATGGGTTTGCCGACCAGGTAGATCTGCCCCAGACCACACCTGCGGAAAATGCGAAACTGGAAAAAATGAGCATCAGCCTGGATGATAATATGCAACTGCTCAATATCGACCGCACTACTACGGTGAAAGGTCATCTTAAACACGACGACCAGCAATCGCTGCTGCTGTTCGAAGAATATTACGAGGAAGAACGGAAGAACATGGGCGTGAAAACGTCGTTCATGGAGGAATTTGCAGACAGTCGCCGTAACAAGTCGCTGGCGGAAGAGTACGCGAATGCATTTGCGAAGGCGCGTAAAGACTGGAAAGACATCTTCAAGGGAGAAATAAAAGGCACTTTTGATGTGGAGCCTAAAGAAGTAAGCAAGTTTGGTATTACGAAGATGGGGTTACAGCATGCAAAGCCCGACTTTGTATACACCACCCGCTTCTCATTGGAAGGTCTGGTGAAACGTGCCGGTAACAATTACATCCTCGATGCCGGTAAACTCATCGGCGGCCAGCTGACCCTTAAACCATCGCAGCGCGATCGTAAAGTGGATGTATACATGCCCTTCGCCAGGTCGTTCGAGTATAGTATAGATATACAAATCCCGGCCGGTTACACGGTGGAGGGGCTCGATAAACTGCAGCAAAACGTGGATACGGACGCCGCTTCCTTCGTGGTGAACGGGGCGGTAAACGGCGGGAAGCTGACACTTAATATCAAAAAAACGTATAAGCATGCCTTCGAAAAGGCAGCACAGTGGGGCGATTTGGTGAAAGTGATCGATGCGGCGCTGGCTTTCCAGGATGCAAAGTTACTGCTGAAGAAAGCGTAA
- a CDS encoding DinB family protein has product MRNVVQLVREALVENFREIDQWFDKDHSLLHFKPTLDHWNAREVLEHISLANYFLLLIINKSTRRALDRRVNGLIVMPPPNYEDKFREIDVISDGTFQWVRPEHMEPTGLQAMSEVRALLKQQYAQCVYNLSLLKNGEGRLVSINMSVNNLGKLDVYQYIYFLTKHIQRHIRQMQKLELQYEETEALAS; this is encoded by the coding sequence ATGAGAAATGTAGTACAACTTGTAAGAGAGGCCCTGGTAGAAAACTTTAGGGAAATCGACCAATGGTTCGATAAAGATCACTCCCTGCTGCACTTCAAACCCACGTTAGACCACTGGAACGCCAGGGAAGTACTGGAGCACATTAGTTTAGCCAACTACTTTTTGCTCCTGATTATTAACAAAAGCACCCGTCGCGCACTGGACCGCCGTGTAAATGGCCTGATCGTGATGCCACCGCCCAACTATGAAGATAAGTTTCGAGAGATCGATGTGATCAGCGATGGTACCTTCCAATGGGTACGGCCCGAACATATGGAGCCCACCGGCCTGCAGGCGATGTCCGAAGTAAGGGCGCTGCTGAAACAACAGTATGCACAGTGCGTGTACAACCTGTCCCTGCTTAAAAACGGCGAAGGCCGCCTGGTAAGCATCAATATGAGCGTAAATAATCTCGGTAAACTGGATGTTTACCAGTACATATATTTCCTCACAAAGCATATCCAACGCCACATCCGCCAGATGCAGAAACTGGAATTGCAGTATGAGGAAACGGAAGCGCTTGCATCCTAA